A single genomic interval of Cucumis sativus cultivar 9930 chromosome 5, Cucumber_9930_V3, whole genome shotgun sequence harbors:
- the LOC101219120 gene encoding pectinesterase — protein sequence MKILHCFLLFSLLVIIHGRSFNNFMSCSQTPYPDLCFHYINPNDNIRTAHIDETYLITRFRNSAIQATLYQAMKVRDHLRSTMDLGSFDDNDRNHVALIDCLEFYEDSIAELNRSTLSSTSANSIDHSTMLSASLANHQTCLDGFRDFGFLVDDSNNFFLPIQIMSNFSKLVSNSLAITKAIAAAPSTSSSTSCGQPLLDGLCPEWVYDDDKTLLQDMVGKGADMVVAQDGSGDFRTISEAVAAAEEARKGSGSGRFVIYVKGGIYKENVVIEKRMKNIMMVGDGMDRTIVTAMKNVQDGSTTFQSATFAVAGEGFIAKDMTFENTAGPEKHQAVALRSNADRSIFYRCSFKGYQDTLYAHSNRQFYRECHIYGTVDFIFGDGVVVFQNCNIFVRKPMLNQKNTITAQARSDPNENSGFVIHNSVIGAAPDLKPVQGLYGTYLGRPWKAYSRTVIMKSYMDGLIEPAGWLPWAGDFGLRTVYYGEFMNTGDGANTKGRVEWPGYHVMTSAVEAERFTVESFLEGGGWIPATGVPFVNGL from the exons ATGAAAATCTTgcattgttttcttctcttttcattactAGTCATCATCCATGGCAGAAGcttcaataatttcatgtcTTGCTCCCAAACCCCATATCCAGACCTCTGCTTCCATTACATAAACCCAAACGACAACATACGGACAGCCCATATTGATGAAACTTATCTCATCACCCGTTTTCGAAACTCAGCTATTCAAGCCACTTTGTACCAAGCCATGAAGGTACGTGACCATCTTCGCTCTACCATGGATCTTGGTTCATTTGATGATAACGATAGAAATCATGTCGCTTTAATCGACTGTTTGGAATTCTACGAGGACTCAATTGCAGAGCTCAATCGTTCGACACTCAGTTCCACGAGTGCCAACTCGATCGACCATTCAACGATGCTAAGTGCTTCATTAGCAAACCATCAAACATGTCTAGACGGATTTCGAGATTTCGGATTTTTGGTTGATGATTCgaataatttctttcttccaatTCAAATTATGAGTAACTTCTCAAAATTGGTTAGCAATTCTCTTGCCATCACAAAGGCCATTGCGGCGGCACCCTCCACTAGTTCTTCCACCTCCTGTGGCCAGCCGCTACTAGATGGCTTGTGTCCCGAGTGGGTTTACGATGATGATAAGACGCTTCTCCAGGATATGGTCGGAAAGGGCGCAGATATGGTGGTGGCTCAAGATGGAAGTGGTGATTTTAGGACGATATCGGAGGCAGTGGCCGCAGCAGAGGAGGCGAGGAAGGGAAGTGGAAGTGGAaggtttgttatatatgtaaaagGTGGGATTTACAAAGAGAATGTTGTGATTgagaagagaatgaagaatATAATGATGGTTGGAGATGGAATGGATAGAACGATCGTCACAGCCATGAAGAACGTACAAGATGGATCAACAACTTTCCAATCAGCCACTTTtg CGGTGGCCGGCGAAGGATTCATCGCGAAAGATATGACGTTCGAGAACACAGCGGGGCCGGAGAAACACCAAGCCGTGGCACTCCGTTCTAATGCTGATCGCTCAATTTTTTACCGATGCAGCTTTAAGGGCTACCAAGACACTCTATACGCCCACTCCAACCGCCAATTTTACCGTGAATGTCACATTTACGGAACCGTCGACTTCATTTTCGGCGACGGTGTCGtcgtttttcaaaattgtaacATCTTCGTGAGAAAGCCGATGCTGAACCAAAAAAACACCATCACGGCCCAAGCGAGGTCCGACCCGAATGAGAATTCCGGGTTCGTGATCCACAATTCGGTAATCGGAGCGGCGCCGGATTTGAAGCCGGTGCAAGGTTTGTACGGAACTTATTTGGGGAGGCCATGGAAAGCGTATTCGAGGACGGTGATAATGAAGAGCTATATGGACGGTCTGATTGAACCAGCCGGGTGGCTCCCTTGGGCCGGAGATTTCGGTCTCAGGACGGTTTATTATGGGGAGTTTATGAACACTGGTGATGGGGCTAATACGAAAGGGAGGGTGGAGTGGCCGGGATACCATGTGATGACGAGTGCGGTGGAGGCAGAGAGGTTTACCGTGGAGAGTTTCTTGGAAGGAGGAGGTTGGATTCCGGCCACCGGAGTGCCATTTGTAAATGGGCTGTGA
- the LOC101218883 gene encoding phosphoglucomutase, cytoplasmic, whose protein sequence is MARFSVTKKLTSPIDGQKPGTSGLRKKVKVFIQPNYLENFVQSTFNALTAENVRGATLVVSGDGRYYSKDAIQIITKMAAANGVRRIWVGQNGLLSTPAVSAVIRERVGVDGSRASGAFILTASHNPGGPHEDFGIKYNMENGGPAPEGITDKIYENTKTIKEYLIAEDLPNVDISTIGVSSFGGPEGQFDVEVFDSASDYVKLMKSIFDFESIRKLLTSPKFSFCFDALHGVGGAYAKRIFVEELGAQESSLLNCVPKEDFGGGHPDPNLTYAKELVARMGLGKSSSGEPPEFGAAADGDADRNMVLGKRFFVTPSDSVAIIAANAVEAIPYFSAGLKGVARSMPTSAALDVVAKNLKLKFFEVPTGWKFFGNLMDAGMCSVCGEESFGTGSDHIREKDGIWAVLAWLSILAYKNKGNLDGGKLVSVEDIVRQHWATYGRHYYTRYDYENVDAGAAKELMENLVKLQSSLAEVNGIIKGIRSDVSKVVHGDEFEYKDPVDGSISKHQGIRYLFEDGSRLVFRLSGTGSEGATIRLYIEQYEKDPSKIGRDSQEALAPLVEVALKLSKMQEFTGRSSPTVIT, encoded by the exons ATGGCTCGCTTCAGTGTCACCAAGAAGCTCACATCCCCCATCGATGGCCAGAAACCCGGTACTTCCGGCCTCCGCAAGAAG GTAAAAGTATTCATTCAACCGAACTACTTGGAGAATTTTGTTCAATCAACATTTAATGCATTGACTGCTGAAAATGTCAGAG gGGCTACACTTGTTGTATCTGGAGATGGACGCTATTATTCAAAGGATGCTATTCAG ATAATAACTAAGATGGCTGCAGCCAATGGGGTACGACGTATTTGGGTTGGTCAAAATGGTTTGCTTTCAACCCCTGCTGTGTCTGCTGTCATACGTGAAAGAGTTGGTGTTGAT GGATCCCGAGCATCAGGAGCATTTATTTTGACTGCAAGTCACAATCCAGGAGGTCCTCATGAG GATTTTGGGATTAAATACAACATGGAAAATGGTGGCCCTGCACCGGAGGGAATTACTGATAAGATCTATGAAAACACGAAAACCATAAAGGAGTACCTAATTGCTGAAGATCTTCCTAAT GTGGATATTTCCACAATAGGTGTTTCTAGCTTTGGTGGACCTGAAGGACAATTTGATGTTGAGGTTTTTGATTCAGCTAGTGACTACGTGAAGTTGATGAA gtcaatatttgattttgaatctATCCGCAAGCTTCTAACTTCTCCCAAATTCTCATTCTG ttttgatgcTCTACATGGTGTTGGTGGAGCTTATGCAAAACGTATTTTTGTGGAAGAGCTTGGTGCACAAGAAAGCTCATTACTGAACTGTGTACCTAAG GAGGACTTTGGAGGAGGTCATCCTGACCCCAATTTGACTTATGCCAAGGAATTGGTTGCTCGTATGGGATTGGGTAAATCAAGCTCTGGAGAACCTCCAGAATTTGGTGCTGCTGCTGATGGTGATGCAGATCGTAATATGGTCCTTGGTAAAAG GTTTTTTGTCACTCCTTCGGACTCTGTTGCCATTATTGCTGCTAATGCTGTTGAAGCTATTCCATACTTCTCTGCTGGTTTGAAGGGTGTTGCCAG GAGCATGCCAACCTCTGCTGCACTAGACGTGGTCGCCAAAaacttgaagttgaagtttttTGAG GTTCCCACTGGTTGGAaattttttggtaatttaatGGATGCAGGAATGTGCTCAGTCTGTGGGGAAGAAAGTTTTGGAACTG GATCTGACCATATTCGTGAAAAAGATGGAATATGGGCAGTTCTGGCTTGGTTATCCATTCTTGCTTATAAAAACAAGGGAAACCTTGATGGTGGGAAGCTTGTTTCAGTTGAAGACATAGTTCGCCAACATTGGGCCACCTATGGTCGTCATTATTATACTAGATACGATTATGAG aaTGTTGACGCTGGAGCAGCAAAGGAACTGATGGAAAATCTGGTGAAGCTGCAATCTTCACTTGCCGAAGTGAATGG AATTATCAAGGGAATCCGTTCAGATGTGTCAAAGGTTGTCCATGGTGATGAATTTGAGTATAAAGATCCGGTTGATGGTTCCATCTCCAAGCACCAGGGTATTCGATATTTGTTTGAGGATGGTTCACGACTG GTGTTCCGCCTATCTGGAACTGGTTCTGAAGGTGCAACAATTCGGCTCTACATCGAGCAATATGAGAAAGATCCATCAAAAATCGGGAGAGATTCTCAGGAAGCTCTTGCTCCCCTG GTGGAAGTTGCTCTTAAGCTATCAAAAATGCAAGAATTCACTGGCCGATCCTCCCCCACTGTCATTACATAA